One Burkholderiales bacterium genomic region harbors:
- the pmbA gene encoding metalloprotease PmbA: protein MSDHRFYHSADTFKQMVRDLLARALERGASDCEAEVHESFGQNVTVRRNEVETIEYNRDKAIGVTVYAGHKRGHATSSVFTPQALRDTVDAALSIARFTGSDDCAGLADKENLATEFPDLDLYHPWHLPIEDAIELAKSCEAAAFSIDERINNSEGASVGVHESQFIYGNSRGFLGGYPTSRHSIGCAVIAGHDDGMQRDDWYTTARAEQDLEAAARVGAIAGKRTVRRLDSRQIKTGRSPVLFEAPVAATLIGHLVAGASGGSLYRKSSFLLDALGTRIFSPIVQISDLPFLKRGLASSAFDDEGVATRSRDIVKDGVLCGYFLGSYSARKLGMQTTGNAGGNHNLVIAKGALDLDGLMKKMDRGLLVTEVLGQGVNLVTGDYSRGVAGFWIEHGEVVHAVDEITIAGNLKDMFRSITEIGSDVLARGSKHCPSILIDNMTIAGN from the coding sequence ATGTCCGACCATCGTTTTTATCACAGCGCCGATACCTTCAAACAAATGGTGCGCGATCTGCTGGCGCGCGCGCTCGAACGCGGCGCCAGCGATTGCGAAGCCGAAGTGCACGAAAGCTTCGGCCAGAACGTCACTGTGCGGCGGAATGAAGTCGAGACCATCGAGTATAACCGCGACAAAGCGATCGGCGTCACCGTTTATGCCGGCCACAAGCGCGGCCATGCGACGAGCTCGGTTTTCACGCCGCAGGCCTTGCGCGATACCGTCGATGCCGCTTTATCGATCGCCCGCTTTACGGGGTCGGACGATTGCGCCGGGCTCGCCGATAAAGAAAACCTCGCGACCGAATTCCCCGACCTCGATTTATATCATCCCTGGCATCTGCCGATCGAGGACGCCATCGAACTCGCGAAATCGTGCGAGGCCGCCGCTTTCAGCATCGACGAGCGCATCAACAATTCCGAAGGCGCGTCAGTCGGCGTCCATGAATCGCAGTTCATCTACGGCAATTCACGCGGTTTCCTGGGCGGTTACCCGACGTCCCGCCACAGCATTGGTTGTGCGGTCATTGCCGGCCATGATGACGGCATGCAGCGCGACGATTGGTACACGACGGCGCGGGCCGAGCAGGATCTGGAGGCGGCTGCGCGCGTCGGCGCGATCGCCGGCAAGCGCACGGTCCGGCGCCTCGATTCGCGCCAGATAAAAACCGGACGATCGCCCGTACTGTTCGAAGCGCCGGTCGCAGCAACCCTGATCGGCCATCTCGTCGCTGGGGCAAGCGGCGGCAGCCTTTACCGCAAATCGTCGTTCTTGCTGGATGCGCTGGGCACCCGGATTTTTTCGCCGATCGTGCAGATCAGCGATCTGCCGTTTTTGAAGCGCGGCCTCGCGAGCAGCGCTTTCGATGACGAAGGGGTTGCCACGAGATCGCGGGATATCGTCAAGGACGGCGTGCTGTGCGGTTATTTTCTTGGCAGCTACTCGGCGCGCAAGCTCGGCATGCAAACGACGGGCAACGCCGGCGGCAATCATAATCTGGTGATCGCAAAAGGGGCGCTCGATCTCGACGGCTTGATGAAGAAAATGGATCGCGGTCTGCTTGTCACGGAAGTCCTCGGCCAGGGCGTGAATCTCGTGACCGGTGATTATTCGCGCGGCGTCGCCGGTTTCTGGATCGAGCACGGCGAGGTTGTGCACGCAGTCGATGAAATCACCATCGCCGGCAATCTGAAGGACATGTTTCGCAGCATTACCGAGATCGGTTCAGACGTACTGGCACGCGGCTCCAAACATTGCCCGTCGATCCTGATCGACAATATGACGATCGCCGGCAATTGA
- a CDS encoding DUF4864 domain-containing protein, giving the protein MKLTKKRLLFLWMTCFGLTAGLPAAAQQSAMSEDDWIAIRAVINAQIDALLEDDAETAFSYASPALRKLFQTPRQFISMIRQNYAAVYRPRAFTFLPPSIVDDVPVQPGQVLAPDGNVVVALYSMQREGAAGSAEWKINGCQLVPLNAFYAALRVGRDDPVAGPVQSPIAGAFHFDRG; this is encoded by the coding sequence ATGAAGTTGACCAAGAAGCGGCTCCTGTTCCTGTGGATGACCTGCTTTGGCTTGACCGCCGGCCTGCCAGCCGCGGCTCAGCAATCGGCGATGAGCGAGGATGACTGGATCGCGATCCGCGCCGTCATTAACGCGCAAATCGACGCACTTCTGGAGGATGATGCGGAAACCGCGTTTTCGTACGCGTCGCCGGCATTGCGGAAACTGTTTCAGACGCCGCGCCAATTCATCTCTATGATCAGGCAGAATTACGCAGCCGTTTATCGGCCGCGCGCGTTCACCTTTCTGCCGCCCTCAATCGTCGATGACGTACCGGTGCAGCCCGGGCAGGTGCTTGCGCCGGACGGCAATGTTGTGGTCGCGCTTTATTCGATGCAGCGCGAGGGAGCGGCCGGTAGCGCCGAATGGAAGATAAACGGCTGCCAGCTTGTCCCGCTCAATGCGTTTTATGCGGCTCTTCGGGTCGGGCGCGACGATCCGGTCGCCGGCCCAGTTCAAAGCCCGATTGCGGGCGCCTTTCATTTCGATAGAGGATAA
- a CDS encoding Slp family lipoprotein produces the protein MKIIHPALFACLTLNSFTAEAVRDRERTLDRDFQGPRVEWQGAIVARIEDDGDTCFLLERLADPYRSRGPREVARFIACNPGPFDQDRFAPGQILRVTGNLGEAVPRRIGAEVWEQPIIAGSILKRESAADYPARYHGSPYYDPFYAPFYAHPYGYPYGYPHNPGFSTHFFFGRGWH, from the coding sequence ATGAAAATTATCCATCCAGCGCTATTCGCTTGCCTGACGCTGAATTCGTTTACCGCCGAAGCGGTGCGTGACCGCGAACGCACGCTCGATCGCGATTTCCAGGGACCGCGCGTCGAGTGGCAAGGTGCGATCGTCGCCCGCATCGAGGATGACGGGGATACCTGTTTCCTGCTCGAGCGCCTGGCTGACCCGTACCGGTCGCGAGGCCCGCGCGAGGTCGCCCGCTTTATCGCTTGCAATCCCGGTCCGTTCGATCAGGACCGCTTCGCGCCGGGCCAGATTTTGCGGGTCACCGGCAATCTCGGCGAGGCGGTTCCGCGGCGCATCGGGGCAGAAGTCTGGGAGCAGCCGATTATCGCTGGCTCGATCCTGAAACGGGAATCTGCTGCGGATTATCCGGCCCGCTATCATGGCAGCCCTTATTACGATCCGTTCTACGCGCCGTTTTACGCGCATCCTTATGGCTACCCGTATGGGTACCCGCATAACCCGGGGTTTTCTACCCATTTCTTCTTCGGCAGAGGCTGGCATTAG
- a CDS encoding HDOD domain-containing protein: MSELPQKLRERIAGTTLPSLPHVLLKVLRTFNSERVNIADLSRLINLDVALRNRIVALANPLSNQKPAQIVSLEQSIVALGLDTVRTIAISAAIAEVFKPQSPIRRAEAKRLWRHAAHAAAIAKRLAELTQYMHPEEAHLAGLLHDVGQLVLAAAFPEQYAQVLAEPDELRQIDIERQQFGADHAQVGFWLMGHYQLRSIIGDAVLYHHEPTERIVDAHLLVRIVSAAHALSSDIAAQVAGGIELAERLFKLPANEILAVVEHARKEVRQDADYLALNIEKGVESIAQDTAKRRKPVEIELSDDDNPIDAELAEEIRSIMLLNGVRQAIAAAAGEPAVLAAIRKSAQILFGVDATFFIYEPGSNLLLVRRASGDAASNDQISDQIVIPYDSGDSLIAQAVRGDAPLNSFSRNAELAIIDQQVIRATQSAGILCLPLIIGEKTLGAIVFGVNAETAAALSENMHFIRAFANLAASSLDAFRSREAYERLIEANREAETAGHLRKIVHEVSNPLSIIKNYISILGMKLGPDDPSRQDLEVLNEEIDRIVGIIRSLSDPHTPAVDMTAEADPNLIVSEVVELCRKSLFAPNRISLKLDLDQSMETVATNKNGVKQILLNLVKNAAEAMVDGGTLSLSTADSVNRDGEDYVAITISDTGPGIPPYVMSHLFEPGNSSKGNGHAGLGLAIAKNIVKELRGFITCRNTQRGVSFEILLPKKPSGSIA, translated from the coding sequence ATGAGCGAGCTTCCACAGAAACTACGGGAACGGATAGCAGGCACAACACTGCCGTCGCTCCCGCACGTCTTGTTGAAGGTGCTGCGGACTTTCAATAGCGAGCGGGTTAATATCGCTGACCTGAGCCGTTTGATCAATCTCGACGTTGCGCTGCGCAACAGAATCGTTGCACTGGCCAACCCCTTGAGCAACCAGAAGCCTGCTCAAATCGTTTCGCTCGAACAGAGCATCGTGGCACTTGGGCTCGACACCGTCCGGACGATTGCAATCAGCGCCGCGATCGCCGAGGTATTCAAACCGCAATCGCCAATTCGGCGAGCCGAAGCGAAACGTCTGTGGCGGCATGCCGCGCACGCGGCTGCCATCGCAAAAAGGCTGGCTGAGCTCACGCAGTACATGCATCCCGAAGAAGCGCATCTGGCCGGCCTGCTGCACGACGTCGGCCAGCTCGTGCTGGCCGCCGCGTTTCCGGAGCAGTACGCGCAAGTCCTGGCAGAGCCGGATGAACTTCGGCAAATCGATATCGAGCGCCAGCAATTCGGCGCCGATCACGCGCAAGTGGGCTTTTGGTTGATGGGCCACTACCAACTGCGTTCCATCATCGGCGACGCGGTCCTCTATCATCACGAGCCCACAGAACGGATAGTCGACGCGCACTTATTGGTCAGGATCGTCAGTGCGGCGCACGCGTTATCGTCAGACATCGCCGCACAGGTTGCGGGCGGAATCGAACTGGCCGAGCGGCTATTCAAGTTGCCCGCGAACGAAATTCTTGCCGTCGTCGAACACGCCCGCAAAGAGGTGCGGCAGGACGCTGACTATCTCGCGCTGAATATCGAAAAAGGCGTCGAGTCGATAGCACAAGACACCGCGAAGCGCAGAAAGCCGGTCGAAATCGAGTTGAGCGATGATGACAATCCGATTGATGCAGAGCTCGCCGAAGAAATCCGCAGCATCATGCTGTTGAACGGGGTCCGGCAGGCGATTGCCGCGGCTGCCGGAGAACCGGCGGTGCTCGCCGCGATCCGGAAAAGCGCACAAATCCTGTTTGGCGTCGATGCGACTTTCTTCATCTATGAACCGGGCAGTAACCTGCTGCTCGTCAGACGCGCGTCCGGCGATGCGGCATCAAACGACCAGATCAGCGACCAGATCGTCATTCCATACGATTCGGGAGATAGCTTGATCGCGCAAGCCGTGCGCGGCGATGCGCCGCTCAACTCATTCAGCCGCAACGCCGAGCTTGCCATCATCGACCAACAGGTGATCCGCGCGACCCAAAGCGCGGGGATTTTGTGCCTGCCGCTGATCATCGGCGAGAAGACGCTGGGGGCGATTGTGTTCGGCGTCAACGCCGAAACCGCGGCAGCGCTGAGCGAGAACATGCATTTCATCAGGGCATTCGCGAATCTTGCCGCGAGCAGTCTGGACGCGTTCAGAAGCCGTGAGGCTTACGAGAGGCTCATCGAAGCCAATCGGGAAGCTGAAACCGCGGGTCACTTGCGCAAGATCGTGCACGAGGTCAGCAATCCGCTGTCGATCATAAAAAACTACATCAGCATATTAGGTATGAAGCTTGGCCCTGACGATCCCAGCCGGCAAGATCTCGAGGTGCTGAACGAGGAGATCGATCGCATCGTCGGCATCATTCGCAGCTTGTCCGATCCGCACACGCCTGCTGTCGATATGACCGCGGAGGCCGATCCCAACCTGATCGTCTCGGAAGTCGTCGAGCTGTGCCGGAAATCGCTGTTTGCACCGAACCGGATAAGCCTGAAACTCGATCTTGATCAATCGATGGAGACCGTTGCTACCAACAAGAACGGCGTCAAACAGATTTTGCTAAATCTGGTGAAAAATGCAGCGGAAGCGATGGTTGACGGTGGCACGCTGTCTCTTTCGACGGCAGACAGCGTCAACCGCGACGGCGAAGACTACGTGGCAATAACCATCAGCGACACCGGCCCGGGTATCCCGCCTTATGTTATGTCCCATCTGTTCGAGCCGGGCAACAGCAGCAAAGGCAATGGCCACGCCGGATTGGGTCTGGCCATCGCCAAAAACATCGTCAAGGAATTGCGAGGCTTCATTACGTGCCGAAACACACAAAGAGGGGTTTCATTCGAAATACTGCTGCCAAAAAAACCCTCTGGATCGATCGCCTGA